The genomic region atttaattttaacaaaatttgacACAGACAATATGTAGATATAATTTAACGTTTggactaataaaaattatattatatatcaagttataaaaataatgtaataattattaaagttatattaatataatttgatcTCTCCCatgtatctatttatttatctattccATTGGTTCCATAATAGGTTTtgtcttaagttttttttacacATACCAAATACaattgataaataaatgaaagggtgtaacaattttataaagttaaatattattattatgatgaattttatatataatttttgttggctaatattaatattactagaaatataaataaaaattaatattaggtCGAAAAGTTAAACTGACACATATTGTAAGACTTAATTCTTTTCTTATACTGCATTTATTATGCATGAGACGTTATGAATATAAGAAAATAGACAAAACCTCCTGAAACACGCTAGAAAAAAAGTGCTATCAAAAGCCTAAACTCCTTCAATGCATGCAGTGGCAATGGCTTGAGGGTAAACATAAGAAACATAGATTGTTTATTCTATGATGTGATCACATCATTTATTGtacaatatattaattatatatgcgAATGATCGATGTTGCTTGTTCAAGCGTTAACCCTCCGGCAGTTCTGTCTGATCTCTCCACTTGAATTCGTCAAAGGAGAAATGTTTCCCATCTTGATCATGGACTTGGAGAATTGTTCAAAGAAAAGGTCGTTTCTTTCAGCATACAACCTCACTAACTCAGCTGATTCTTGGTTCATTGTGAAGAGAATTTGATCAGAATTTAAGAGACCCTTGTTTTCCATCAGGTTCTTGAAGTAGCTGTTGTCAAATTTAAGTGGTGTGGCGTAGTCTAGGAAGAACGGATTCTGGTCACCCAAAGTCGTCCTTGGACACGTAACACGCAAAAAAGCAGCATAGTTTTGGTCAAGAGTGGGATCTGGCTGGCCATTTCCACTTTGGTTGTAGAGTCTTTGCCTGAAGTTGGTGCACCTGGCGACTCCTAGAGTATGGGCCCCTATATGTAACATTTGTACCAAAATTGTTTAGAAAATGACATTGAAATAACTTTGACTCAAGTTTATGCATGACATGCAACATGAGGATAATATTAGTATGTAATTGGATTATGCTAATCAAAATTCACCACAAACCAATCTGAACACTAAAACTAGGAGGCATACTAGAGTAAACTTTTCACGAAACAcctatagaaaaagaaaatacaaaatttgagataattttttttttagcttatgTTAAAGGTTAAAAATCAACTTTtggataaataaacaaaaaaaacttctaGAAGTTAGATTTTGCATGAGTTAATTATAACTTAGGGagaactttttcttttatttgtttctcattctttttcttttatatgtatttttagaaaaatttatctaaaaagaATTTGAAACAGACAAATTTTAGGAGAATACCCGATAGAGTAACTAGATCAGTAAGGTTAAGCCCCTGTTGCTCGAATTTTGTTTGGAGGGTCGGAAATATGCTATTTGGGGCTGGAATGTTGTTGTTGGAGCCACTTATGCTTGCATCTCGAGAGTCCCTTCTGCCTAAGGGTACTTCCCAGCTTGGTCCACCAGTCTATACATAAAAGAGATATATAGTGATTCAGGCTTGATAAAAATGACAAAGTCTTGATAATGAAAGGTTAATTAGAAAcagtttaatttgaaaaaacattttctgtctttttattttttatttccacttttaattacaaaaatatcatttcgttttactttattttatgtttgtatggaaaactggaaaaaaaaattaaacttattttactATTTGATGCACAAACTTTTatagtatttttgtaattaaaaaaaaaatataaaacattttttcaaacCAATTAACTGAATCTCTCATAATAAGATACTTACAAGAACAACTGAATCTCTTGCAGCTATAGTCAAGATGTCAGCACAAGACACTGTAGAAGGGCATGCTCTCTCTATCGCCAGTTTAATTGCATCAATGACTATAAATCCTCTAGCTGAATCACGGTTGGGATCTGATTCCTTCTCACTGACGATGCTTTCACTGCTATCTAACAACAATGAACCATCACATCCCTACAACATCAACTTGGAATTAAGCATTTGAATAAACAACTACTGGATATAACATAATTAACTATTATATGTTTACCAATAAGACTAAGTACTAAGTATTAACATCGATCAATCACATGATAATACAACTATGTTACCAATAAAACTAAGTACTAacatcatataattatttatgatacTACAATGTTAATAATGTGATGTTGTTGTGCAATAAACCACTAATTCTATTGGCAAGTCATAGGGAGAGACCATGACAAAACAATCATGGAAATGAAGCCTGAGAATTTGAGCCGCATATCCGGGTTGAATTACAAAATACGAGGTAAGAATGGACTTGGCAATTTGCTGAGCTTGAGGGCATGAATTGTCATAAAACTGAGGGTTGAGGTTACAGAGGCACAAGGGAGCAAAGGCTAGTAAAGAAAGAAGCAGGAGAAAGCTCATGGAATTGACCATTATGGTTGCTTCTTTCAGTATCACTTCAAAGTACAAAAAATAAGGTTGAAGAGAAGTTTCCAAACTTGGTTGCATGAGTACTGTAGTGGGGAATGGTATTAATTTATAGGGAAGAACATGGCAGAAAACTATTGCATTACAAAGAAAGAACTGGGAGGAAGGAACGAAAGAAAAAGTTGAGAGCTGACCAATTTTCAAATCCAAACTAttgtcaaaatttataatattaaaagttataacttcaaTCTGAGGGTATGCAGAGTATGGCATGTGGCTATTAGCTAGGGTGGAGTTAAGGCGTTGAAAATTAATAGTTTGGCCGCTTAtctaagtaaataaaatattaaaataaaaagaatgataagagcataatttattatatgtttttaacacactcttattaattaaaaataattttatgagtctcatatcatatttaattattcttttttataatttttaataaattttaattcattaaaaaaatatatctataaaaatatattggaaAGTATGTGCGTAATACTCCTCATATAGAAAATAGGTCAGTGTATGGAAACTTGGGGGATCATTACGTGCTGCTAGATGCGTATACACGTTCGTATTAGATTAATGCAGTATTGTAAAAagtaaataagatattttttttcccttgcaGTTGACATGCTTAATAATTACTTGAACTTAACTTGGCATAGAATCAATCCTATCGTTCAGTTTTCAATAGGGGTATAAGCGACTCAAATTGAatcaagatttatttattttttaattaaattaaattaaatttaattgaattgaatttatttattttaattcaatccaATAACTGGATTGGATTGAGTTAGTCATAAGGACCACTCAAAAAATTCACATCtttatatctataaaaaaaatcctcaaaCTCAAATaagcaatatttttaaaaatcagttTTGTAATTATTCtttgaatagaaaagaaaaacaaaccatAAACATATAATCAATTTAAGTAACTCATtcataatgataataaaataaaaaaactcatcaCCTATTTAACAACTCACAATTcataaaatacaatattattttataactcaaaatacttaaaagtcaacaataattattaaccataaaaacatattaattagtAACCATAAAAACATATTGAGTCTTAAACTATATAACAGAAAAGATGATTTAAGGTTTTCTATATCGGTATTtaccaaaatttcaattaagcatttcttttttatttcatatactCAATATTTTACATTAGACAACTAACATCAAAccttattacatttttttaaattaactttttttttaattagaaagtaCTCATTTTACTAAGATCTGCATCTTATTAGAGGAAGTCCATATACTTATATAAAGGTTAAAAGTTGACTCACCAACTCATTTTACTTTCTCATTAGtttatttcatgttttttttcttatcggAGTTATCATATTACTAcactcaattttttatattcttatttccatctgaattttttattatattatatattatatttcttgatttctccctttttctttattttttttctttccatctcTTGCTCCTTTCTACCTGTACACTAAAAAATTAGGGTGTACCTTTAACTTTTCCTTCTTACAATGTGAGAAAGATACACAAGGATAAAGTTTTAAGCCAAAAGCTAAAAGATAAGATGCAATGTATAAtgagaattaaatttttttatcactaaggATCAAGTGACTTAAATGTAAagtgaaatattatattttactagataaaatttatttgaattgatgtgttaaaagttaattttattttaattttctagagAACTTATCTATTATAGTTGGTAACAATATTCACTATAAATAGATAAGAGGATCAGTGGAAAAACAACACATAAAGAAAGAGTGTGTAAAAAAagagattgtgaaacaaagtcactttattaagagaaaaatgtttttgtgtGAAAGTGTGATCATTTCTTATAACCATTGATTGAGATAATCAAATTTGTAGGAAAATACACTATTTGGAGTGTTACAATcttataatcatttttgtgataataaaatattttcgaGACGTGAACGTAGGCAAAAGATGTTGAACTACtatgttaaatttttgtatttgttattatttttcttacagTGTAATCTTTATTGCATTCTCACGATCCTTTGTGGgtgtgaataattttatttgtgaaaatattattaccaacaacacctatatatatatatatatataatattaagatAAATACAAGATTAATATTAGAATGCACAATGTAAAAAAAtggaacttaaaataaaattgaaataattgatatataaataaaaattacaggaatttaaagttaattaaaaaactaaaaactaaaaatatcttaaaatatatttttatcaacaaaataaaaataaaatttatataaagaaatcatatacatattcatttttttcgttTTACATACAATTCAATAATATAGTTTATCAGATTTCAACTTCTAGTAAGTAATTTCTTAGTAAGTAATATTCAATGATACttactaaaaaaagaaattcataaCCCCACACGATATATTTGGCAACTACCCCACTCTACCTATCAAATAAGATGGGAATACTTATTTACTTCAAAACCTTCAACAACACTGGTCACCAGGTCAATGACAATGTGATAAGGGCAAATCAAGGATGTACTAAGAGTTCTGTCTGAGTTTTGTGATTCAAAATGAACAGAAAAGGCTAGTTGATGTGTGACAatgtaaaaattagaaaaatacttaaaaatttacaatatatatGAACATGTGAGCTAATCTCATTCAATTCAAATTGATCGAACCTAACTATGAGTTAGGCAAATCAGGTAAAAATAACTCCAAGATACCTAGAAAGTTTGTTTTATAACCCAACTTTCCCATCAGTTAAGTAAGGTTGACTTGCTCACTGGGGGTGCTAACTCGTGCTAAAATGAAGAAGGGTATTGTCTCAACTGAAAAAGTAAGATTTGAACTATATGATGTACCACACTATATGGCATGTACAATACACTTGATAAAATCATTTCATGTTAATAACAGTAAGACTTGAAAGACCATAGTTAGATGGTAAAGCATCAGAACCTTGAGGAAAGAATCTCTGAATCTTACGGCCTTGAAAGCCACATCCAAAGTTCAATAATCAAGCACATTTGGATGATAAATCAACATTGCTACTAATTTGAAGCaacacatttctttttctttgagcAACATGATTAACACATCAACAAAAATCATTAACCACAATCAAACATGATCCCACTAAGCAAAATatctaattcaattaattaagtatcgggcatgaattattataaatccttGAATTCGATTcaaatggattaaaaaaaaatcttctcaCTAGGCAGCACCTTGAGAAGGACCAGGAGGACGTTCCCATAGAGGTTTAACTGCCAAATGCACTATTGATGTCTTCTGGCCGTGAGTAGCCTTGTTCAACTCCACTAACCTATTTTCATGACACACTCAACAAATGTTAgatatgtaaaaatatacatatactaatctaaacatgcaaatcaatttaaatagcatattcagatcaaacagcggaaattaaaaatattacgagcgtacctccagccattgcaaatTGAACGCGAAGCGGGACACACACGAACCTGAAAGACAattttgttcttccagacccttactcactctgaatagatggtgtattttttttctgaatagagaagtgggtttggtaatacaaaactgagagcacctcatcctatttatagagtctgtccaCCACAGAGCTCTCAACTTGTTATCAGAACGTGAGatacttaatgaataaaccatatgtttattctatatctaaaccgaatgatttttctcgaaataaataaatatgtgcacaaaatcatatgagaaaatatctaactgaataagagtttcattgaaaataacaaatgtacgtacaatgaaattacatcatggaaccaagtctcattcgtactacatgatccttaaaattctttggtggcatgcctttagttaaaggatcaacAATCATTAACTCAGTGTTGACgtgttcaatgaccactttcttttttttaacacattctcttatggctaagtacttgatgtcaatgtgcttacttcgacttcgacttttgttgtttttagccaTAAACATAGCAGCAAAGTTGTCACAATACAACTTTAATGGCCTAGAAATAGAGTCCACAACTCTCAGGCCAGACatgaaactcttcaaccatacaccatgcgaggtagcctcaaaacaagaaacGAACTCAACCTCCATAGTGGAAGTAGCAGTCAAGGTTTGTTTGACACTTCTCCAAGATACACCTCCACtggctaacataaaaatataaccagatGTTGATCTTCGTGAATCAACGCAACCAACAAAGTCTGAGTCGGAGTAGCCAATCACTTCCAGACAATCAGTTTTTCtgtacatgagcatgtaatcttttgttccttgaagatatctcatcactttctttgcagctttctagtggtcaatacctggattactttgatatcttcccaaGACTCCAACAGCGAATGCAATATCAGGTCTAGTGCAAACCTGAGCATACATAAGGCTTCCAACtgctgaagcatatggaatatttttcatgtgttcccgctcaaaatcatttttggggcattgactcaaagcaagtttgtcacccttcacaatgggagttatacttggtgaacaatctttcatattaaatctctctaaactttgttgatataggtttCTTAAGACAAGCCTAAAATGCCTCGAGATCTTTCTCTATGGATCTTTATGCCTATGACATAAGATGTCTCTCTcatatccttcatatcaaagttctttgagagaaattgtttcacctcatatagCATACCCTTATCAATAGTCGCAAGCAGAATATCATCTACGTATAATACAAGGAAACAaatcttactcccactgaccttctggtatatacagtgatccatgacattctcttcaaagctaaatgaagaaatgacctcatgaaattttaaataccattggcgggaagcttgtttcaatccatagatggacttattaagcttgcagactaagtgctcaccaacactagataagaatccctcaggttgtttcatgtaaatctcttcttctagatcaccattcaggaacaccgttttcacatccatttgatgcaactcaagatcaaaatgagctactaatgccaaaattactcaaagagagtctttcttagatacagggGAAAAGGTCTCTCTATAATCgattccttctctttgagtgaatcctttagcaacaagtcttgccttatgtctctcaatgttgccttctgagtctttctttgttttaaagacccatctacatccgatggcttttacaccaacaggcaactcaacgagatcccaaacttggttagatgccatagaatccatctcatccctcatagcattataccacaaatttgattccttagaactcatggcttgtgaaaacgtctcaggatcattttcggctccaatgttgtagtctgattcttgtaagtacactacataatcactaggaattgctgtcttttttactctagtagatcttcttaatgttg from Glycine soja cultivar W05 chromosome 16, ASM419377v2, whole genome shotgun sequence harbors:
- the LOC114389061 gene encoding peroxidase 72-like, which translates into the protein MQPSLETSLQPYFLYFEVILKEATIMVNSMSFLLLLSLLAFAPLCLCNLNPQFYDNSCPQAQQIAKSILTSYFVIQPGYAAQILRLHFHDCFVMGCDGSLLLDSSESIVSEKESDPNRDSARGFIVIDAIKLAIERACPSTVSCADILTIAARDSVVLTGGPSWEVPLGRRDSRDASISGSNNNIPAPNSIFPTLQTKFEQQGLNLTDLVTLSGAHTLGVARCTNFRQRLYNQSGNGQPDPTLDQNYAAFLRVTCPRTTLGDQNPFFLDYATPLKFDNSYFKNLMENKGLLNSDQILFTMNQESAELVRLYAERNDLFFEQFSKSMIKMGNISPLTNSSGEIRQNCRRVNA